The sequence CAGGCGGGCACGTCGCAGGCACAGGGTGGTGCGCGCCGAGCGCCGCCACCACGACTGGGTGTGGGAGCTGATCGGCTTCCTCATCTGCGTGGCGATCGCAATGATCGTCTTCTTTGCGGTCCCCACGATCGTCACCCCCTGAAGGCGGGCGCCGGCGACCGCCGGCCCCCGAGCACGGATGCCCACGACCGCCGGCCCGCAGGCACGGCCCCCATGACCGTCACCCCTGAGGACGGGGCCCGGCGACCGTCAGGCCGCAGGCACGATCGTCACCCCCTGAGGACGGGGCCCGGCGACCGTCAGGCCGCAGGCGCGGGTCCCGTCGTGAGATCGGGCCCCGGGATCTTGAGGTGTCGCATTGGCGACATGTCGCATTTTTGGCAGGCCGAAACCCGTGACGTGAGAGAGTCCCGTCGCCCACTCTCGTGATCAGCAGTACCGAATCACGGAAGGCCCCTCATGCACTGGCTCGCGCGTCTTACCGCCGCCGGAGCGGCACTCTCCCTCGCCCTACCGGCGTTACCGTCCGGAGCCGAGACCGCTTCCGCCCCGCCCCCGGCCGCCGGTCTCCACCGGATCACCCTGATCACCGGCGACGTGGTGACCGTCCGCCAGGCCGCGGCCGGGAAGTGGGCCGTCACGGTCGATCCCGCCAAGGGCCGGGAGAAGGTCAGGTTCACCACCCACGACCTCGACGGGAAGCTTCAGGTGCTGCCCGACGACATGGTCCCGTACGTGGCCGAGAACCTGGTCGACAAGGGTCTTTTCGCCGTCGGCGACCTGATCGAGCAGGGGTACGACGACGCCGGCAGCCGCACGCTGCCGCTGCTGCTCGCCTACGACAAGGGCGCACGGACCTCCGGCGCCCTGCCCGGCGCCAAGGCGGGGACCGAGCTGGAAAGCATCGGCGCGCGGGCGGTGGACGCCGGCAAGGGCGAGCTGGCCGCGTTCTGGAAGGCCGTCGAGGCGGCGCCGTCGGCCCGCTCCGGCGGGCCCCGGCTGGCCTCGGGAATCCGGAAGATCTGGCTGGACGCCAAGGTCACCGCGGACCTGGAGCACAGCGTTCCGCAGATCGGCGCCCCCGACGCCTGGAAGAGCGGGTTCGACGGCAAGGGCGTCAAGGTGGCCGTCCTCGACACCGGCGCCGACGAGAACCATCCCGACCTCGCCGGAAAGATCACCGACAGGCGCAACTTCACCGCCGACCCCTCGACCCAGGACGGCCACGGGCACGGCACCCACGTGGCGACCACCGTCGCGGGCCTCGGGACGGCCTCCCAGGGCCGCCGCAAGGGCGTGGCCCCCGGCGCCGAGCTGATCATCGGCAAGGTGCTGGACAGCGGCGGCTCGGGCCAGTTCTCCCAGATCATCGAGGGCATGGAGTGGGCCGCGGCGTCCGGCGCCGACGTGGTGAACCTGAGCCTCGGCGGCGAGGCGACCGACGGCACCGACCCCGCCAGCGCCGCCCTGAACGCGCTGACCGAGCAGACCGGCACCCTCTTCGTCGTCGCGGCCGGCAACGAGGGCCGGGAGTACGCCGTCGGCACCCCCGGCGCCGCGACCTCCGCGCTGACCGTCGGCGCGGTCGGCGCCGACGAGACGCTCGCCCCCTTCTCCAGCCGTGGCCCGCGTCTCGACGGAGGCGCCAAGCCGGACATCACCGCCCCGGGAGTGGCGATCGTGGCCGCGCGGGCCGAGGGCACCTCGATGGGCCAGCCCGCCGACGAGCGCTACACCGCCGCGTCCGGGACCTCGATGGCGACCCCGCACGTGGCCGGCGCCGCCGCGATCCTCAAGCAGCGGCACCCGGACTGGAAGGCCAAGCAGCTCAAGGACGCCCTGATCTCGACCGCCAGGACCGCGCGGGATCTGACCGTCTACGAGCAGGGCGGCGGCCGGGTGGACGTCGCGCGCGCCGTACGGCAGGACGTCACGGCCACCGGCGTGCTCGACCTGGGCACCCACCAGGACGGCGGCTCCACGGCCCCCTCCGGGACCGTCGCCTACACCAACTCCACCCAGGCGGCCGTCTCCCTGGCGCTGACCGCCACCCTGAGCAACCTGGACGGTGACGCCCCCGCGCAGGGCGCGCTCACCCTGGGGTCGGCGTCGATCACCGTCGACGCCGGCGCCACGGTCACGGTCCCGGTGAGCGCCGACCTGGCGAAGCTGGCCCACGGCCGGCACTCCGGCCATCTCACCGCGACCACCGCGGACGGCTCGGTCGCCCTGCAGACCACGCTGGCGCTGACCAGGAGCCCCCGCACCCACAAGGTGCGCATCAGCGCCGTCGGCAAGGACGGCAGGCCGGCGAGCGTGAGCACCGTCTTCATGTTCGGCCCCGGCACGCGGGACAACCTCCTCACCTACATCATGCCGTGGGAGGCCGAGGAGGGGAAAACCTTCGAGGTCCCCGAGGGCACCTACTACGCGCAGAGTCAGTTCGGCGAGGAACGGTCGGGCTCGCGCGTCATCGACATCAAGATCGACATCCCCGAGTTCCCGGTGACCGGCGACGCGGAGCTGGTGTTCGACGCGCGGAAGACGCGGCCGATCGTGATCAAGACGCCGCAGCCGGCGGTCCAGGAGGGCATCTCCACGTTCGCCAGCTACCGCGACACCGGCACCCGGAAGATCTCCTCGTCGTTCATGAACTTCCCCTCGGTCGACGAGCTGCACGTGGCCGAGACGCAGCCGGTCCGCCAGGGTGCCTTCGAGTTCACCTCGCGCTGGCAGTACGGCGCGCCGAGGCTGTCGTCACGGGTCAGCGGCCTCAAGGGGCCGCTGGACCTCTCCCCGACGGTGAGGTCACCGGAGTGGAACGGCAGGTACCGGTGGGAGCTCGTCGACGGTGGACACGGCACCCCCGAGGAGCTCGGCGCTCTCAAGCTGCGCGGCCGGGCGGTCGTCATGTCGAGCGCCTCGCAGGACGACCCCCAGTGGGACGAGATGATCGCCGCCGCCGCCGAGGCGGGCGCCGCGGCGGCCGTCGTCGTACCGGCCGCCGACGACAGCCCGTGGCAGTACTGGTCGCCGGTCATGGACAGGCAGGCGATCCCGGCCGCCGCGATCCCCTATGAGCAGGGGAAGAAGCTGCTGGAGCGGGTCCGCAAGGGCAAGGCCGTCCTCGACGTGACCGGGAACATGGCCATCCCCTACCTCTACGACATCTCGCAGGTCTCCAAGGGGCGGATCCCGGAGCAGATCGTCTACGAGGCCAACGCCTCCAACCTGGCCCGGGTGGACACCGGCTACCACGAGACCGGCGGCTTCGGCTGGGCCAAGGAGCAGCGGTTCGGCTGGCGGCCGTGGCAGGTCTTCTCCAACGAGGGACAGCGGTGGGTCCGCACGGGATCCGCGCGCGCCGAGTACGTCACCTCGGGCGACACCGAGTGGGAGCACGTGGCGCAGCACATGTTCACCTGGGAGTCGATGCGCCCGCTCACCCCCGGGCTCACCGGCGGGCTGCGCAGCTACGCCGCCGGTGAGAAGGTCGGCGAGCGATGGTTCGGCCCCGTCGTGCGGCCGGCGGTCCCGCCGGGCAGGCCGGAGTCCGTCCCGACCCGGACGGGGGACACCCTGAGGCTCGACATCCCCGAGTTCGTCGACGCCGCCGGCCACTACGGCTACGCGTTCAGCTCCGACGAGGAGGACACCGTCTCGGCCCGCTTCTACCGCGACGGCACGCTCGTCGAGGAGCCGCGACGGGCCGTGGGGAACTTCCCCGCCGTTCCCGGGAAGGCCACCTACCGGATGGAGCTGTCCACCAAGCGCTCGTCGGAGGAGTGGACGTACGCCACCGAGACCAGCACGGCGTGGACGTTCGGGTCCGCCCGCCCGAAGTCCGGCTCCGAACCGCTGCCGCTGCTCGGCGTCGACTACACCGTGCCCGCCGACCTCGACGGCCGGGTCCGCCGGACGCTGCCGGTCCCGCTGGACTTCAGCGTGCGGAGCACCGCGCCCGGCCTCGCCCTGCGGCAGGTCACGGCCGAGCTCTCCTATGACGACGGAAAGAGCTGGAAGCGCCTGGTGCTGCTGCCCCGCGGCAAGGACCGCTACTCCACCCTGGTCTCCCACCAGGCGGGCAGGGGACAGTACGTCTCGCTTCGGGTCACCGCGAACGACGCCGCCGGGAACGCGGTCGAGCAGACCGTGCTCCGCGCCTACGGCGTGAAGTAGAGGCCGGACTCTCCGGGGCCGGTACGGCGAGCCGTACCGGCCCCTCCCCCGGCCCGCAGGCGCGGTGTCGGAAACCCTCACACCTGAACGATCACAGTGGTGGCCGTCCGTCGTGGTCGTGGCCCTGTCCGCACGCTCTCGCCCCGTCTCACGATCCGCGACTGGAGTACGGAGAGAGCACCGCTAGCGCAGCAGCGGGAGCCTCCCCGTGAGGCGCTCCACGACCGCGCGCGGCCCCAGCAGGCTTACCGCGTAGTACGAGAGGTCCTCGCCGCCGGTGCGGGCGAGCTCGGCCAGATACTCGTCGTAGACGTTGGTCTGTTGCGCGATGGCCGCCATGTCGGTGACGACCAGTTCCGGTTCCCCGGCCGCGTCGTTCCTGACCCGGCGGACGGTCGCGGCGGGCGCGGCCAGCACGGTGCATCCGGTCCACGGCAGCCCGGCGTGCGCCCGGCCTGAGGCGTCGGTGCCGGCCGAACCCAGGATCGCCGGTACGGCCTCGCCCACGGAGGCGGCCAGGCAGGCGGCGGCGTTGGCCTGCAGGCCGCGGGGGAGGTCACGGTCGATCACGATCACCCACTTCACCGGAAGCTGCCGCGTGGGCAGGCCGGTCTGGCGTTCGAGGCTGTCGATCCAGTCGGCCAGCACAGTCATCTACAGTCCTTTCGCTGAATTTCCAAAAGGACAATTGCATTTTTGCCGCAGGTCATACAACTTCAGATCACTCTTTCCGAAGAAAGTTCGGAGATTTCTGCGAAGATGTGTCCGTGGACGAACTTGATACGGCCATCCTCGCCGAGCTGCAGCGTGACGGCCGCCAGACCAACCGCGAGCTCGCCGAGCGGATCGGCATCGCGCCCTCGACCTGCCTGGAACGGGTGCGATCGCTGCGGAGCAGGCGAGTGATCGAAGGCTTCCACGCCGAGGTCAATCTCGCCGCCATCGGCCGCCCGGTCCAGGCGCTCATCAACGTCCGGCTGCACCCGAAGATCCGCGAGGCGGTCGAGGGCTTCCGCGACTATGTCGCCGCGCTCCCCGAGACTCTCGCGGTCTTCGTGGTGTCCGGCGGCGACGACTTCATCATCCAGGTGGCCGTCCGCGACGCCGGCCACCTGCGCGACTTCGTCCTCGACCACGTCTCCCGGCATCGGAACATCGCCGACGTGCGCACCTCGCTGGTCTACGACCACATCCGCAAGACCTCCGTCGAGGTTCTGCCTCCGGAGCGGCCGAGCCCTCCCCGGACCCGTCGTGGATGAGAGCGGACGCGTGGGGGGCGCGTCACCGGCCATCGCGGACTCTCGCTCGGGTGATGGTGGCGACGACAGACGGCTCGTGTCCGTGGCCGCGTTCAGCTCGCCGGATGGTCTGTCGCGGGCTGTGCCTGCCGCGGGCTGAAGGCCAGTTCAGCCGTCTTCAGGTTCGCTTTAGCATGCACTCGTGAGAGTGAAGCTCCATGACCGACTCCCGAGTGCCGCTCGCGATCGCCGCGACCATCCTGGCGACCCTCACGGGCTGCGCCTCGTCCGGCGGGACCGAGGCGGCCGCGACGCCCTCCGCTGATCCCGCCAACCAGCAGCGCCAGGCCCAGACCCAGCTCGCCACCTGCATGAAGGGCAAGGGCTTCACCTATCACCCGATGGTGTCCATGCCGGAGCCGCCGGACGCGATCAAGCAGGAGATGTCCGGCGACTACGCCGGGATGAAGAAATATCGCAGTAAGTACGGCTTCGGGTTCGCCGCCTCCTTCGTCTACCCCAACGACGGGGTCGGCCGGATGGCCCGCCGGATGGGTGACGGGGACGGCGGCGACGACCCCAACGGCAAGGTGATCGCCGGGCTGTCGAAGCCGCAGCGGGAGGCGTATTTCGACGCGATGAGCGCCTGCCACCTCGAGATGATCAACAAGGCCACCGGCAAGAAGCACAAGTCGATGCAGGAAGCGGGCAAGGCCCAGAGCGAGATGATGGAGCAGATCATCAGCCGCGAGATCGACGGCGATCCCAAGCTGGTGGAGCTGGCGGGCGCGTTCGCCGACTGCCTCAAGGGCAAAGGCTACCGGGTCACCTCGCAGCGCCCTTCCGACATCGCGCGCAGCACCGAGAACTCGTTCATGACGGAGTTCGGCGAGCTCGCCAGGGAGCAGACCCCGACGGCGGACGAGGCGCGACCCCTGTTGCAGCGCGAGATCAAGGCAGCCCTGGACGACCTGGAGTGCGGCAAGGACTTCTACGCCGCCTACCGGCCCAAGCTGAACGAGGTCTACGAGCGTGCCCAGCTCCTGCCCGGCATGGGCATGGGCATGGCCGTCACGGTCAAGGGGTGACGTGCGCAGGTCCAGAGTGCTCGCCCTCGTGGTGGCAGGAGTGCTGGTGATCGCCGGGGCGGGGTGGGCGGTCGGCTCCCGGCTGCGTTCGCCGGCAGATGAGGCGTCCGCGCGCCGCCCGCCCAAGCCCTCCCTGGTCACGGCGCCGGTCGAGCTGCGCAGGCTCACCAGTACTGTCACGGTCAGCGGCACGCTCACGTACGGCTCGCCGCTGCCGGTCACGCTGGCCGGCACGGTGGGCGGGGCAGGTGGGAACGGCGGCGCGGGTGGCGCCGGCGGCACGCCGCAGCGCGTCACCACGGCGCCCAAACCCGGCCCGATCCGTGCGGGTCAGGTGCTGATGCAGGTCAACGGGCGGCCGGTGTTCGCCATGGAGGGGAAGAAGCCGATGTACCGGCCACTCGTGCCGGGCACCGAGGGCGACGACGTCAAGCAGTTCCAGCGCGCGTTGCGGGTGAAGGTGACCGGCGTCTTCGACGCGGCCACCGTGGCGGCGGTGAAGCGCTGGTACGCCAAGCGCGGCTACAAGGCGCAGGAACCCGACCTGGAGTCGCGCAAGACGCTGCAGCAGCTGCGCCAGGCCGTACAGACCGCCAAGGAGATCTTGGCCGCCGACCGCAAGGCCCTGGACGAGGGGGTGGACGTGCGGCCGCTCAGGATTCGCCTCGACAACGCCCGGCGTGACCTGCGATCCGCCGAAAAGGCGTTGGAGGAGGCGCCGGAGATCACGCCCGAACAGGAGACTCAGCTGGCCGCGTTGCGCCGTGCCGTCCGAGCTGCCGAGGAGCAGGTCCTCGCGGCCGAGCAGGCCCTGGCCGAGGCCGTGAGACCGGCCCCCACGCCGACCACCACCCCTCCCACCACGCCGGCGCCCACCCCCGCGCCCATGCCCAGTGCGGTGGACACGAGCCTGCTGGAGATGAAGCTGGCCAACACCCGGCAGGACCTCTACGAGGCCCAGCAGGCGGTCGCCGCCTACGAGGAGCAGATCCGCGTCGAGCGGGACAAGCGGCTGGAGGAGCTGCACAAGGGCGTGCGCACCGCGAAGGAGGCCGAGGCCACCGCCGCCCAGGCGCTCGGCCGGGCCAGGAAGGTCTCGCCGCTGCGGATGAAGGTCGCCCACAGCAAGGGCAACCTGGCCGACGCCCACACCATGCTGGCCGAGTTCCTCAAGACGTACGGGGTGAGCGTTCCGGCCGGTGAGATCGTCTTCCTGCCGACCCTGCCTGCCCGCATCGACAAGGCGGAGGTCAAGCCCGGCGACACCATCGAGGGCAAGGTCGCCACCGTGACCAGCTCCGCCTTCGCGGTCACCGGGTCGGTCGACGCCAAGGAGGCCAAGCTGCTGCGTCCTGGCCAGGAGGCGTCGATGGAGACCATGGACGGAACCCAGCTGCCCGCCACGCTGACCGCGACCGGTGAGGAGGCCCGCGTGAGCCCGGCGGAGGGTGAGGAAGGCGAGAAGGACGATGGGTCGGATACCGGCTCGGTGCCCGTCCTGCTCACGCCCGGCTCGGCCAAGGGGCTCAAATCGCTGGTCGGCTCGCCGATGACGGTGCGGATCTCGGTCGGCTCGACCGAGGGCGAGGTGCTGGCGGTGCCGGTGTCCGCCGTGGTCACCTCCGCCGACGGCCGGCCGCGGGTCAGGGTGGCGCTGGACGGCGACCGTACCCGCGAGGTCGAGGTTCGGACCGGGCTGACCGCCGACGGCGACGTGGAGGTCACGCCGGTACGCGCCGGCGAGCTCGAGGAGGGCGACCGGGTCGTGGTGAGCGATGTCTGAGCCCGTCATCGAGCTGGCCGGCGTGTGCCGTGACTTCCCCTCCGAGCCGCCGGTGCGCGCGCTGGCCGACGTGGAGCTGCGGGTCGATCCGGGCGACTACGTGGCCATCGTCGGGCCGTCCGGCTCCGGCAAGTCCACCCTGCTCAACATCCTCGGACTGCTGGACCGGCCGACCTCCGGCTCCTACCGCCTGGACGGCGTCGAGACCACGGCGCTGCGCGACGGCGCGCGGACCCGGCTGCGCGGTACCCGTATCGGTTTCGTCTTCCAGTCCTTCCACCTGCTGCCCCACCGGACGGTCGTGGAGAATGTGATGCTCGCCGAGGTGTACGGCCCGCACCCGCGCACCGGCCGGCGGGCCCGTGCCGAGCGGGCGCTGGCGCAGGTGGGCATGAGCCATCGCGTCGGCTTCGGCCCCGACCGGCTGTCGGGCGGCGAGCGCCAGCGCGTGGCCATCGCCCGCGCGCTGATGGCCAAGCCCGCCCTGCTGCTGTGCGATGAGCCGACCGGCAACCTCGACAGCCGCAACACCGAGGCCATCCTCGATCTGTTCGAGGGCCTGCGCGCCGAGGGCCTGACCATCCTGGTGATCACGCACGAGGACGAGGTGAGCGCCAGGGCCAAACGGCGGGTCCGGATCGCGGACGGGGCGCTCAGTGAAGCTCCTTGACCTGTGGGCAGAGTCCCTGGCCGGGATGCTCGCCCGTCCGATGCGCTCGGCCCTGACCACTCTCGGCACCGTCCTGGGCATCACCACGCTGGTGGTCACCCTGGGCATCGCGGCGACCGCGGGTAACCAGATCGTCGGTCGCTTCGACGAGCTGCTGGCCACCAGCATCACCGTCGAGGTGCCCCGAGGCGGCCACAACCCTCTGGTCACCTGGGGGGCGGCCAAAGAGCTGCGAGGCCTGCGCGGCGTGACGTCGGCGACGGCGCTGGCGCAGAGCGACGACAGCTCCAACCTCGTCGTGACCGCCAACAACCTGCTCGACCCGACCCGAGTGGCCGGGCAGACCCTCGCGGTCGTCGCGGCCACCCCCGACCTGCCGGAGACCACCCGTGGCCGGATGGTGGCCGGGCGGTTCTACGACGCCGGCCACGTGGCCCGCCACGACCGGGTGGTCGTGCTGGGCGAGCAGGCCGCCGAGATGCTCGGGATCACCAGCCTGGAGCACTCGCCGGCGGTGTTCATCAAGGACCGGGCCTATACGGTCATCGGCATTGTCGGCGGCCTGCGGCGCGAGCAGATCCTGTCCAGCGCGGTGCTCGTCCCGCCTGGCCTGGGTCCCGATTTCGGCCTGAAGGACGTCACCCGTGTCCTGGTCGCCACCCAGCTGGGCGCCGCCGAGCTCATCGCCCGCCAGGCGCCGCTCGCGCTCAGCCCCGACCGCAGCGGGGAACTGCAGGTGATCGCCCCGCCCAGTCCCAAGCGGGCGCGGGACGGCGCCCAGGACGACGTCAACGGCCTTTTTCTCGTCCTCGGCCTGGTCTCCCTGGTCGTCGGCGCGGTGGGCATCGCGAACGTCACCCTGGTCACGGTCATGGAGCGGGTCTCCGAGATCGGCCTGCGCCGCGCGCTGGGCGCAGCCCGCCGGCACATCGCCGCCCAGTTCCTGCTGGAGTCCAGCCTGATCGGGCTGACCGGCGGGGTGATCGGGGCCAGCCTGGGGATGGTGGCTGTGGTCGCGGTGGCGGCCGTGCGGCAGTGGACCCCGGTCCTCGACGTACGGCTGGCGCTGGTCGCGCCGGTGGCGGGTGCGCTGGTGGGGCTCCTGGCGGGCCTGTATCCGGCGCTGCGCGCGGCCCGCATGGAGCCGGTCGACGCGCTGCGATGACCGTTCGTGGAGTGGTGGCACAGAACAGCGGAACGACTGGTCGGCCGGTCCGCTTGAGTCCGAGAGCACGATCTTCGTCGGGTCATCGCTCCGCACCAGCTGATCATCGCCCGACCCCGGGGAACCCACCGGGGCCGGCCCGACCAGCAGACCTTCGGGTGCAAGTCCCGAACGGGCACCAACTGATCCCTGACTACCAGCGACCAAGGAGGTGAAGAGCAATGATCCTCACGCCCGAGGAATACGAGGAATACGTCGTGCAGGGCCGGGTCAGCGCCGGCGTGCATGCGCTTCAGATCAAGTTGATCGACCGCCTGTACACCGCCTCCGGCGAGCCGAAGCCTGACCATCAGGACGGCCTGGTCAAGGAGGTCTACACCGCTCTGGAGACCCTGCCTGCCGACACCCGCTACGACCCCATCGCGGCAGGGCGAGTCCGGGGCCGGCCCACCGGCCCGGTCACGCGGATCTCGTCCAAGACGGTGGTGAACCGCGGGCAGTCAGCGGCCTGCCCAGGCGTGAGCACGAAAACCAGCGGCAACCCCGCGCTATCGGCCACGGCATGGATCTTGCTGCTCAGTCCGCCTCGGGATCGGCCGAGCGCGGCCGCCTCCGCCCGAGCTTCACGGCGTCGCCGGATGGCGGCGCGATCGTCCGCCTGTGGCGCGTCGGCATCGGGCGGGGCCTGCGGCGCGTCACCCGCAGCACCGGCGGCTGCTCGGGAAGCGGAGCCCCCTTTTCCTCGGTCAGCGCCTGCTCCAACGCGTCCAGGGTTTCCCCGGCGACCGCCGGCCCGGCCGAGTCCTGATGCGCCCGCACGATCGTGGAGTCCACGCTGACCAGTTCCAGCCCGACCTGTCCTCGCGATGCGGCCTCGGCGATCAGCGCGTCCATCAGGCCCTGGAACACGCCGGCTTTGGCCCAGGAGTTGAACCGGGAGTAGACGGTGGACCAAGACCCGTAGCGTTTCGGGACGTCACGCCAGCTGGACCCGGTGCGAAACCACCACAAGATCCCGTTGAACTGGTCGCGCACCCGCCGTGGCAGCGGTCCGGTCGCCGCCAGCGGCAGCTGCGGCTCGATCAAAGCCCACTCGGCATCGGTCACATCAAAGCGCGCCACATCCGAGTTCTACCAATCACGGCAGCTAACCACCGATCCTCATCTAGATCCGAACTTCAAACAGCTTCTAGAGCCATCGTTCCCGGGCGGCGTGCCAGGCGAGCTGCATCCTGGTCTGCGCGCCGGCGAGCTCCATGATGTGCGACAGGCGGCGCTGCACGGTCCGCTGGCTGAGCCCGAGCTGGCTGGCGATCGACTTGTCCGGCACCCCGGCGACCAGCAGCGACAGCAGGTACAGGTCGTCGGAGTTCAGCGGGCAGGGATGGGTTCCCTCGGTGAGGACGCCGTCCTCGGCGATCCGCAGCGGCGTCGCCCGGTCCCAGTAGCTCTCGAACAGCGCGATCAGCACCTCCAGCAGCTCGCCGCCCCGTATCAGCGCGGCCGTCGGCTCCGACGTCCCGGCATGCCGTACCAGCGGCATCAGGCCGATCTCCCGGTCCACGACCATCAGCCGGACCGGCAGCCGGGGCAGGGCTCGGGCGCTCTCCCCCAGCTTGACGCCATAGGCCACGTTGGCCTGCATCCCCGGTTCCTCCAGCAGGTCGCGCTCGTAGATCACCCGGTAGACCACCCCGCGGCGCAGCGCGTCGAGCTCCGCGTCGTTCTCGGTCGCGTGCATCACGATCGCGCGTCCCCGGCAGAAGCAGAGGACCTCCTCGCGGGCGTTCTCCTGCAGGTGTTCGAGCTGCTCTCGCATCGCGATCCGGTTGGGGAGCACCTCGACGAGCCGGTCGGCGTCGCGGCGGCGGGCGTTGCCCCGGTGTTCCTCGGCCAGTTGCTCCACCTCGCGCCGCGCCCAGTCGAGCGACTGCTGCTGGCGCAGCAGCCGGGCGCCCAGCACGATGTCGGGGGCCACCGCGGTGAAACGCCGCTCCGCCGGGGCGGCCGGCTCCGGGACGGCCGGCCGGACCAGGCCTCTGGCCTCCATCGACCGCAGCGCCGCCTCGGCTGTCGCGACGTCGAGCCCCAGCTCGCCGACCAGGTCGGTGACGCCGGCCTCGGCTGCCGTGACCAGGAACCGGTAGACGCGTTCCTCCAGCGGATCCAGCCCGACCGTTTCCAACATGTCGCAATAATGCCATCCGAAACACGCATAACGGGCGCAACTTCACCGCACCCTGTCAAGGCCGCCATGGTGAGCGGAGGCACGGGGAACATCCCGCACCCGTTCGGGCGGCGGTCCGCCGCCGGCCGTCCCGGCCCGCCCGGCACCGCGGACCCGGCCCCGTCCTGGCGGCGAGGCCGGAGCAAGCGACATTTCCCAATATTTCTCTGATTGAGGAGAAATGATCGCGGCACCTCCGACATGAGTGGGTGCACACGACCCCATCACCGAGGAGGCCGCCGTGGGAACCGCCCATGGGTGACGACCGAAAAATCCTGTTCGAGAGGGTTTATCTCGATACTTATGGCCAGATCCTCGGCTACGCGATGCGCCGCTGCGACTCTCCGGAAGACGCGGCGGACGTGGTGGCCGAGACGTTCGAGATCGCGTGGCGGAAGGTCGACGACCTGCCGTCCGGCGAGCAGGCCAGGCTCTGGCTGTACGGCGTGGCCCGCAACGTCCTCGCCAACCATCGCCGGGGCCGGCTCCGCCGCCACACCCACCAGACGGCGCTGCGCGAGGACATCGCCGATCGCTATGCCCGGACGCCCTCGCCCGAAGAACACGTGGAACGCGGCGCGATAGGCCGCGTGTTCCGTGAGCTGTCCGACGACGATCGCGAGCTGCTGTCGCTCGTCGTCTGGGAGGGCCTGGACGCCGGGGAGATCGCACGCGTCCTGGGCGGCTCCCGCAACGCCGTACGCATCCGGCTGCACCGTGCCCGCAGGCGCTTCTCGCGCGGGCTGGCGGCGGAGGGCGTCGAATCCATTCCGATGAGCCGGGACGTGCGGCTCACGACGGGGAGGCCACTGTGAGGAACATCCATGAGCCGCTGGACCGGCTGGCCCGCGTCCACGACGGCGAACTGACCGATCAGGTGTCTGCCGCGGGGGCGCAGGCACTGCTCGCCTCGATCGTCGCCGGCCCTGGCGCGACCACCACCGCTGTCACCGCGCCGTCACCGTGGCGGCTGCGGATGCCGCGCCTGGTGGCCGGGGCGCTCGCGGCCGGCGCGCTCGTCATCGGTGTCATCGTCGGCCCCGGTGTGCTCGGAGACGAGAGCGCCACGAGCTACGCGAACTCCGCCATCGCCATCGAACTGGACGGCGACCAGTACGTGGCCCGCATCAAGGACCCGCTCGCCGACCACGCGAAGTACACCGAGGCGTTCCACGCGGTCGGCCTGGACATCGATCTCCGCCTGGTGCCCGCCTCGCCGACCGCAGTGGGGAAGTTCCTGAGCGTCAGGTGGAGCAAATCCTCCGGTGCCGGACCTGCCCGCTCCGCCTCGGGCGGCTCCCTCCCCAC comes from Streptosporangium roseum DSM 43021 and encodes:
- a CDS encoding S8 family peptidase, with product MHWLARLTAAGAALSLALPALPSGAETASAPPPAAGLHRITLITGDVVTVRQAAAGKWAVTVDPAKGREKVRFTTHDLDGKLQVLPDDMVPYVAENLVDKGLFAVGDLIEQGYDDAGSRTLPLLLAYDKGARTSGALPGAKAGTELESIGARAVDAGKGELAAFWKAVEAAPSARSGGPRLASGIRKIWLDAKVTADLEHSVPQIGAPDAWKSGFDGKGVKVAVLDTGADENHPDLAGKITDRRNFTADPSTQDGHGHGTHVATTVAGLGTASQGRRKGVAPGAELIIGKVLDSGGSGQFSQIIEGMEWAAASGADVVNLSLGGEATDGTDPASAALNALTEQTGTLFVVAAGNEGREYAVGTPGAATSALTVGAVGADETLAPFSSRGPRLDGGAKPDITAPGVAIVAARAEGTSMGQPADERYTAASGTSMATPHVAGAAAILKQRHPDWKAKQLKDALISTARTARDLTVYEQGGGRVDVARAVRQDVTATGVLDLGTHQDGGSTAPSGTVAYTNSTQAAVSLALTATLSNLDGDAPAQGALTLGSASITVDAGATVTVPVSADLAKLAHGRHSGHLTATTADGSVALQTTLALTRSPRTHKVRISAVGKDGRPASVSTVFMFGPGTRDNLLTYIMPWEAEEGKTFEVPEGTYYAQSQFGEERSGSRVIDIKIDIPEFPVTGDAELVFDARKTRPIVIKTPQPAVQEGISTFASYRDTGTRKISSSFMNFPSVDELHVAETQPVRQGAFEFTSRWQYGAPRLSSRVSGLKGPLDLSPTVRSPEWNGRYRWELVDGGHGTPEELGALKLRGRAVVMSSASQDDPQWDEMIAAAAEAGAAAAVVVPAADDSPWQYWSPVMDRQAIPAAAIPYEQGKKLLERVRKGKAVLDVTGNMAIPYLYDISQVSKGRIPEQIVYEANASNLARVDTGYHETGGFGWAKEQRFGWRPWQVFSNEGQRWVRTGSARAEYVTSGDTEWEHVAQHMFTWESMRPLTPGLTGGLRSYAAGEKVGERWFGPVVRPAVPPGRPESVPTRTGDTLRLDIPEFVDAAGHYGYAFSSDEEDTVSARFYRDGTLVEEPRRAVGNFPAVPGKATYRMELSTKRSSEEWTYATETSTAWTFGSARPKSGSEPLPLLGVDYTVPADLDGRVRRTLPVPLDFSVRSTAPGLALRQVTAELSYDDGKSWKRLVLLPRGKDRYSTLVSHQAGRGQYVSLRVTANDAAGNAVEQTVLRAYGVK
- a CDS encoding DUF2000 domain-containing protein; this encodes MTVLADWIDSLERQTGLPTRQLPVKWVIVIDRDLPRGLQANAAACLAASVGEAVPAILGSAGTDASGRAHAGLPWTGCTVLAAPAATVRRVRNDAAGEPELVVTDMAAIAQQTNVYDEYLAELARTGGEDLSYYAVSLLGPRAVVERLTGRLPLLR
- a CDS encoding Lrp/AsnC family transcriptional regulator; the protein is MDELDTAILAELQRDGRQTNRELAERIGIAPSTCLERVRSLRSRRVIEGFHAEVNLAAIGRPVQALINVRLHPKIREAVEGFRDYVAALPETLAVFVVSGGDDFIIQVAVRDAGHLRDFVLDHVSRHRNIADVRTSLVYDHIRKTSVEVLPPERPSPPRTRRG
- a CDS encoding peptidoglycan-binding domain-containing protein, producing MRRSRVLALVVAGVLVIAGAGWAVGSRLRSPADEASARRPPKPSLVTAPVELRRLTSTVTVSGTLTYGSPLPVTLAGTVGGAGGNGGAGGAGGTPQRVTTAPKPGPIRAGQVLMQVNGRPVFAMEGKKPMYRPLVPGTEGDDVKQFQRALRVKVTGVFDAATVAAVKRWYAKRGYKAQEPDLESRKTLQQLRQAVQTAKEILAADRKALDEGVDVRPLRIRLDNARRDLRSAEKALEEAPEITPEQETQLAALRRAVRAAEEQVLAAEQALAEAVRPAPTPTTTPPTTPAPTPAPMPSAVDTSLLEMKLANTRQDLYEAQQAVAAYEEQIRVERDKRLEELHKGVRTAKEAEATAAQALGRARKVSPLRMKVAHSKGNLADAHTMLAEFLKTYGVSVPAGEIVFLPTLPARIDKAEVKPGDTIEGKVATVTSSAFAVTGSVDAKEAKLLRPGQEASMETMDGTQLPATLTATGEEARVSPAEGEEGEKDDGSDTGSVPVLLTPGSAKGLKSLVGSPMTVRISVGSTEGEVLAVPVSAVVTSADGRPRVRVALDGDRTREVEVRTGLTADGDVEVTPVRAGELEEGDRVVVSDV